A genomic segment from Oncorhynchus keta strain PuntledgeMale-10-30-2019 chromosome 9, Oket_V2, whole genome shotgun sequence encodes:
- the LOC118388111 gene encoding glycolipid transfer protein-like, with translation MDVKLVVLFQKTIALLMDNQFGKLPADNAVNTKLFLESVAYLPPFFYCLGSKVFAPIKSDISGNITKIRGVFDKDPAKYATLQQIVEAEKETHGTEWPKVGATLALMWLKRGLCFIQILLQSLADGEKDENNPHLIRVNITKAYDQALKKYHGCLVQKIFKAVLLAAPYKSHFIKALSKGQEVTEEDCMASVRQCLVNFTATVDAIYEMCTTLNAELDYSV, from the exons ATGGACGTAAA GTTAGTCGTATTATTTCAGAAAACGATAGCACTATTAATGGATAACCAATTCGGAAAGCTTCCAGCCGACAACGCAGTGAATACAAAGTTGTTTCTGGAGTCAGTGGCATATCTTCCACCTTTT TTTT ACTGCCTGGGGTCAAAAGTATTTGCGCCTATCAAATCAGACATCAGTGGCAATATAACA AAAATCCGAGGTGTGTTTGACAAGGACCCTGCCAAGTATGCAACTCTACAGCAGATAGTGGAGGCAGAGAAGGAGACACATGGCACAGAGTGGCCCAAAGTGGGAGCCACCTTGGCCCTAATGTGGCTGAAGAG AGGTCTCTGTTTCATTCAGATCCTACTGCAGAGCTTGgcagacggagagaaagacgagAACAACCCTCACCTCATCCGTGTTAACATCACCAAAGCCTACGACCAGGCCCTGAAGAAATACCACGGCTGTCTCGTGCAGAAGATCTTTAAG GCGGTGTTGCTTGCAGCACCCTACAAGTCACACTTTATCAAGGCCCTGTCAAAAGGTCAAGAGGTCACAGAAGAGGACTGCATGGCTAGTGTACGCCAGTGCCTCGTCAATTTCACAGCCACTGTTGATGCCATCTATGAGATGTGCACAACGCTGAATGCAGAGCTGGACTATAGCGTGTGA
- the LOC118387706 gene encoding protein FAM222A-like isoform X2 gives MLACLQRRQQNLSSQRLVCTPKILDAPQQQPSTRQSELVSMNGPRYPSPAELDAFAQKTASSPLSIKIFPSNIRVPQHKQLNRTVNGLDTTCTQHYSPYSGGYQGLLGVVKATVSVVKGVLKNSEGKRTKHSPAQTAVAPYNLFCNNRHGQQKSYRIGSCKPHDGPNVSVPSNIIGAVSVIPTPVGQTLAPQPDLDVQSLLRQMNRHTHSQALQHRGGAQPSPSLQAVAAVACSDSGFTLGVAPQSSLAYSGAVLPTQSADMAKAGYLDRVDYSTWQHKQQQQHYQQGALRIYNNARMGSGGGAVVSRSPETCLPLACSAQLSYRPHPLSAGTNGAGAGIGQDRVSSSPLNCAAMHGEFSVGQYFAPPWNSVLVTPDSDCYNPQELVPGSSIVRPRDMGLSHPHPNHHPNRQLHPHPHPQAYATDQSLGLCFGMPSTSLCHASVLSSSLQSLECLISEIHPPCIKERMLGRGYEAVGMPQLLDHNLQHTHIQLPVFR, from the coding sequence gTGAGCTGGTCTCCATGAATGGCCCTCGGTATCCTTCCCCTGCAGAGCTGGATGCCTTTGCCCAGAAGACGGCCAGCAGCCCCCTGTCCATCAAGATCTTCCCATCCAACATCAGAGTGCCGCAGCACAAACAGCTGAACAGGACGGTCAACGGCCTGGACACCACATGCACCCAGCACTACAGTCCCTACTCAGGAGGCTACCAGGGCCTACTGGGTGTTGTAAAGGCCACCGTCTCCGTGGTCAAAGGCGTACTGAAAAACTCTGAGGGCAAGAGGACTAAACATTCCCCCGCCCAAACTGCAGTGGCACCATACAACCTTTTCTGTAACAACAGACACGGGCAGCAGAAGAGCTACCGCATAGGCTCCTGCAAGCCTCATGACGGGCCAAATGTGTCTGTACCCTCTAATATCATTGGGGCTGTGTCAGTCATTCCCACCCCGGTAGGGCAGACTCTGGCCCCTCAGCCGGATCTGGATGTCCAGAGCCTGCTGAGGCAGATGAACAGACACACCCACAGCCAGGCCCTGCAGCACAGGGGAGGGGCCCAGCCAAGCCCTTCCCTTCAGGCTGTGGCTGCTGTAGCCTGCTCAGATTCTGGCTTTACGCTGGGAGTAGCGCCCCAGAGCAGTCTGGCATATTCGGGGGCCGTGCTGCCCACCCAGAGTGCAGACATGGCCAAGGCTGGCTACCTGGACAGAGTGGATTATAGCACATGGCAGCacaaacaacagcagcagcactaTCAACAGGGGGCGCTAAGGATATACAACAATGCTCGGATGGGCAGCGGGGGAGGTGCCGTGGTCAGCCGCTCTCCAGAGACTTGTCTCCCTTTGGCCTGCTCGGCACAGCTCTCATATAGGCCTCATCCCCTCAGTGCAGGCACTAACGGGGCAGGAGCAGGGATAGGGCAGGACCGGGTTAGCTCCTCCCCTCTGAACTGTGCTGCCATGCATGGGGAGTTCTCTGTGGGCCAGTACTTCGCCCCTCCCTGGAACAGTGTTCTGGTCACTCCGGACAGCGACTGTTACAACCCTCAGGAGCTGGTGCCTGGCTCCTCTATTGTCCGGCCCAGAGACATGGGGCTCTCCCACCCTCATCCAAACCATCACCCCAACCGCCAGCTCCACCCCCACCCTCACCCCCAGGCCTATGCCACAGACCAAAGCCTGGGCCTCTGTTTTGGGATGCCCAGCACCAGCCTGTGCCACGCCTCTGTGCTGAGCAGCAGCCTGCAGTCTCTGGAGTGCCTGATCAGTGAGATCCACCCACCCTGCATTAAGGAGCGCATGCTGGGACGGGGCTATGAGGCGGTGGGGATGCCCCAGCTACTGGACCACAACCTACAGCACACCCACATTCAGCTGCCTGTGTTCCGATAA
- the LOC118387706 gene encoding protein FAM222A-like isoform X1, giving the protein MIPQGPSGCRSQKAAAMLACLQRRQQNLSSQRLVCTPKILDAPQQQPSTRQSELVSMNGPRYPSPAELDAFAQKTASSPLSIKIFPSNIRVPQHKQLNRTVNGLDTTCTQHYSPYSGGYQGLLGVVKATVSVVKGVLKNSEGKRTKHSPAQTAVAPYNLFCNNRHGQQKSYRIGSCKPHDGPNVSVPSNIIGAVSVIPTPVGQTLAPQPDLDVQSLLRQMNRHTHSQALQHRGGAQPSPSLQAVAAVACSDSGFTLGVAPQSSLAYSGAVLPTQSADMAKAGYLDRVDYSTWQHKQQQQHYQQGALRIYNNARMGSGGGAVVSRSPETCLPLACSAQLSYRPHPLSAGTNGAGAGIGQDRVSSSPLNCAAMHGEFSVGQYFAPPWNSVLVTPDSDCYNPQELVPGSSIVRPRDMGLSHPHPNHHPNRQLHPHPHPQAYATDQSLGLCFGMPSTSLCHASVLSSSLQSLECLISEIHPPCIKERMLGRGYEAVGMPQLLDHNLQHTHIQLPVFR; this is encoded by the coding sequence gTGAGCTGGTCTCCATGAATGGCCCTCGGTATCCTTCCCCTGCAGAGCTGGATGCCTTTGCCCAGAAGACGGCCAGCAGCCCCCTGTCCATCAAGATCTTCCCATCCAACATCAGAGTGCCGCAGCACAAACAGCTGAACAGGACGGTCAACGGCCTGGACACCACATGCACCCAGCACTACAGTCCCTACTCAGGAGGCTACCAGGGCCTACTGGGTGTTGTAAAGGCCACCGTCTCCGTGGTCAAAGGCGTACTGAAAAACTCTGAGGGCAAGAGGACTAAACATTCCCCCGCCCAAACTGCAGTGGCACCATACAACCTTTTCTGTAACAACAGACACGGGCAGCAGAAGAGCTACCGCATAGGCTCCTGCAAGCCTCATGACGGGCCAAATGTGTCTGTACCCTCTAATATCATTGGGGCTGTGTCAGTCATTCCCACCCCGGTAGGGCAGACTCTGGCCCCTCAGCCGGATCTGGATGTCCAGAGCCTGCTGAGGCAGATGAACAGACACACCCACAGCCAGGCCCTGCAGCACAGGGGAGGGGCCCAGCCAAGCCCTTCCCTTCAGGCTGTGGCTGCTGTAGCCTGCTCAGATTCTGGCTTTACGCTGGGAGTAGCGCCCCAGAGCAGTCTGGCATATTCGGGGGCCGTGCTGCCCACCCAGAGTGCAGACATGGCCAAGGCTGGCTACCTGGACAGAGTGGATTATAGCACATGGCAGCacaaacaacagcagcagcactaTCAACAGGGGGCGCTAAGGATATACAACAATGCTCGGATGGGCAGCGGGGGAGGTGCCGTGGTCAGCCGCTCTCCAGAGACTTGTCTCCCTTTGGCCTGCTCGGCACAGCTCTCATATAGGCCTCATCCCCTCAGTGCAGGCACTAACGGGGCAGGAGCAGGGATAGGGCAGGACCGGGTTAGCTCCTCCCCTCTGAACTGTGCTGCCATGCATGGGGAGTTCTCTGTGGGCCAGTACTTCGCCCCTCCCTGGAACAGTGTTCTGGTCACTCCGGACAGCGACTGTTACAACCCTCAGGAGCTGGTGCCTGGCTCCTCTATTGTCCGGCCCAGAGACATGGGGCTCTCCCACCCTCATCCAAACCATCACCCCAACCGCCAGCTCCACCCCCACCCTCACCCCCAGGCCTATGCCACAGACCAAAGCCTGGGCCTCTGTTTTGGGATGCCCAGCACCAGCCTGTGCCACGCCTCTGTGCTGAGCAGCAGCCTGCAGTCTCTGGAGTGCCTGATCAGTGAGATCCACCCACCCTGCATTAAGGAGCGCATGCTGGGACGGGGCTATGAGGCGGTGGGGATGCCCCAGCTACTGGACCACAACCTACAGCACACCCACATTCAGCTGCCTGTGTTCCGATAA